tgtcaattagagcggtattggctttggtggcacatcacgatttgtatttggagcaaatggatgtgaagacgacatttcttcatggaaatttggaggagcagatttttatgtcacaacctgagggatttagtgAGCCCGAACAAGAGCAGTTGGTTTataagttgaagaaatcgctctatggattaaaacaatctcctaggtaatggtacaaacgttttgattcatacatgattcaaaacggatataggagatgcgagtatgactgttgcatatatgtgaagggccttaaaaatgaatcactgattttcttactactatacgtagatgacatgctcattgttgcaaAAAAGATGAtagaggttgacaaattgaagaggctactgagcaaggaatttgacatgaaagatttgggattGGCCAaaaagattcttgggatggaaaTTTACAAGAATAGAgctgcagggagattatggttgtctcaacgtagctatgtggagaaggtgctggataggttcaacatgaagaatgcaaagtcggtgagtacacccctggcgcatcacttcaagttatccagtacacagtgtccaaagacggatgacgagatccaagagatgtcaaaggttccttatgccagtgcagttggttgtctgatgtatgtcatggtttgcacgagaccaaATTTGGCtcaagcagttagtatggtaagaaagtttctctcaaatcctggtcgaccacattgggatgcagtgaaatggatttttagatacttgagaaatataactgattatggcatcatgttcagtagacaaccggaagatcctttagttgctaggtacgtagatgcagactatgcaggagatttagataacaggaggtctactacaggatacgtattaactgtggcaggaggacctatttgttggaaatctatgatacaatctattgttgcattgtctactacggaatccgagtacatggcagcagctgaagcagcgaaggaagaTTTATGGCTTACAAGGTTGGTtagagaactgggtgttcagcaaggtggagtcaagctgttatgcgatagtcagagtgctatctatttggcgaagaatcaggtgtatcatgtgagaaccaaacacattgatatgaggtttcacaagatcagagagttgattgcttccagggaaattcaacttgagaaggttcacactgcagacaatgtTGCAGATATGCTAACAAAACCAGTTaccacagagaagtttaagcattgtttgaacttgatccatatctctagatgctagaggaaggaagtccagaccTAGAGATCCAGAGATCCAGATGGAGTTTTGTCCAGATATTcgtattcttcgaaggggtgaatattcgccaaggtggagattgttgacgagtgactcatatttggatgaaggttaATATGAgagatgtcatggaagaaaaatctattaagatttttcgtaataaaattctgttaagatttttcgtaataaaattttgttaagattttatataacagaattttgttatgtttttcataacaaattctgttacgtttttaccgggtctggggtttaccattatttatagggatcgttgtaaacccattgtataacatcaaaacacaagaatcatcagatgtgattctcttgtgtggAGAGAATTCCAATAAAACATCgcccgttttgtggagtaggcaagtcgtcgaaccacggtaactcttcttctttctcttcttcttcttccacgtgTTTGCTCCTTTTGTACGTTTTTGTCTTGTTGCTCCGTgcaatctcttttctctcttcctcttcttccgcgatTTAGAGGCTGAGAGGTGTTGTCCCTCCCTTTGCGCAACACAACAGTATATATATAAGGAGTCATTTCTTCCCACGCAAGTAAGCGCTCTCATTTGCTCTTCTCTATTTCTCATCATTGTCCTTTGATCATTGCTACTCGATCCCCTcattaacttgagcgtcagaataACTGTGCTAGGACCCCACCCCAGCCTGTCTATTAATGTTTTCTTCCTCCTGTACTTTTCTATGACTTGGCAAGCCCACTCACAGCTTGGAATTTCTTCTTGAAGTCTTCTTATAGCCAACAATAAGTCATCTCACCAGTGGTCCGTCTTCATCGAAACAAGTATCATCATCACTGTCATGGAGAAATCACAATATAATTGTGCTAGTTTCAAAGGATCATCTTTGtggtattaatttttaaaatcaacacCTATGTTATAATTTATCTAATACATTGGTGGTATTATCTAATGCATTGGTGGAATTGATCTGGGGGCGGCCTCAGGAACCTTCGGCCTCCGCCCCAACTTCGGCGCACCCTCATACTCCTACGACAAAGCCAAGGTGAACACAATGGAACAGAAACATATGTCCAAAGCCAAGGTACCACAATGGTGTTCAGTGCTGTATACTACAATCTATCAAGTATTTTACAGTCAAGCACTTTGGTTGCACACCCTATAAAAAACCAGAAGCAGAATTATGCACCAAAGGACAAATCATAAAATCAAACTTTGTGCTCCCACTGACTTAGTTGAGATGGTAGATAAATGATGGATTTATCCAATGAGTGATGAATCAAATCCTAGAATTGATGAGTGTAAATCCCTACACTTGGTATAACTTAATCTCCCATCCATCTTACCTCCCTCCCATTTATCTTACCTTTTAGTCACCATAATTTCTCTCTCGTTTGATGGTCTTAGGATGAACTGATAGGAGCGCTGAGAGCTCACATAATCACCTTTTTGCCCTATAAAATCAAACTTTGTAAAACAAGTAAAAAACTTATCAGAAtctgaatttttaaattgattgaaGCTATTTATAGGGATCTGATTCGAACCATATTTATATTTCAGTAATGATGTCATATCGTACCAACAAATACCACATTGTAATAAATTGCTGGGAAAGTACAAAGTTGGAAATAATCGGCAATGACCACGTTACCACGTCGTATTGGCCAACAACTAAACTCTGCATCCTGTTTATTAATTAAGTCTCAATGATGGAAAGAAAACATCACATTGTATCTTAGGTTAACATCATGATCACAGGCCTATACTGCTTCATGTAACTGACCCAAAATAGTAGGAAGAACAATAATCACAGGTCTATGCTGTTGCATTGGCATGCATGGGAGGTGTGTCGGCATATTTCCAATTTACTGGCTCAAGACTACCGTATGACCTATAACCTGCTACCTCTTCTTCCTGCACTGCGTCAGATAATTCTTCGAAATCCGCCCTTGTTAGCTTTACCTTCAGAGACTCAATGTTTACATCCAAGTTCTTCACCTTGGTTGTACCTGAGAGGTCAAAATAGAATCATCAATTCAATCCAGCAAGAAATTCAAGGTATAGATGTTTGAAGATAACTAAGAATTTCAAATATATTATCCTTGGTAAAAAGTCAGCCACAATAATCCAAATCTAGCAAAGAAGTTTCTGTATGTATAACAGTTATCGAAGTTTGGTAATAATGTTTGGTATTCATCATTCAAAACTGAAAACGTTCAATTCAGTTTCACAAAGCAAGTCATATCATGCAATTCTCAATTTCTCGTGATGAAATTGTAATAGAAGTACTGCGTGCATGTAAAAGCCAAAGTTTCAACAAATTCTAGATCAGATCAAAGGATAAGACCATCTAGAAACTAGGCATAAATTCAGTATATCCCCATAATATAACTCGGGTACGATCTTTTACAGGATGATTTCGGAAGACACTATCTGCAGACATCAGTAGCTGATAATGAAAATTCATGAATTTTAGTGGCTACTCATTTTCTCAATGATGTTATCATCTGGAGATTACCAGGAGGAAAAATGATAACCTCATGAACCTTTGTAAGTGACttcaagttaaattttgaataagAGCTAAAGAGGAGACTAGAATCATTTTTTTCTGAGCCGTCATTTCTGATCCATCACAACCATCTCTAAGTCTTTCAAAATTTAGAGGAAATATGGAAGTAGATTCTGCTAAGAGTAAAATTTCTCCTGTTATTGACTAAATAAGCTTTATGTGCAAGAACCCAACTATTTTTCTCTCGTAAATTACTAACGACATCCAAATTTATAATCTTTCCATACCAAGTGCAGACTTACCAGTTCTGTAGCTAAAATTCTACATGCAATTTGAGATTtgtttacaaaattttaaaaggGAAGGATGCTATATTGGTCCATTCATAAGGACACTTGGTTTAAAAAATCTCTGCGTAACGCAGAATTTCAATCTAATTTACCAAACACTTTTTATTGACAGCATGCATCAACTTTTGGTAAAATAGCTCTTATATGAAAAGACCAAACTCCCAAGAAAAATTGACATAGAAACAATGACCAATGTTAATAACAGAAAATGGAAATGAAAGATTTGTGGATGAAGATTAAAAAACTAgggaaaagaacaaatagatcAAGAGCACTGCATGCAAATATCTCTAATAGAATATTCACATAACAGAATTTTCCTAAGAAGGTTTCTACAGAGGTCAAAGGTACTGAGATTCTTTGTACATTTAAAGAAACTAACCCCTTCTTTCACCTAGCTAAAGGAACAGAATTCATTCCAATTAAGAAATAAATTAACTAGACTGGCAAGTTAGTACCATCACAGCAATCTGTGTGTGTTTGTCCGTGTGGCTCCACACAAACACTTACATGATCCAAATAATTGATGGCCATCAATTATTGAAATCCTAGAACAAATTATGGAGTGATCACAATGTTAGAACATCTAGATGTGAAATGGTATTTTAACAAAGCTATTCCATCCTCAACCAACTAGACACAAAGCACTTTACAGCTTAGAATATAGTAGTAGCATTACTGCTTCAATGGCAATATTGATGCATACAAACAATTCCTTACCTGGAATAGGAACCACATCGTCACCTTGGTGGAGAACCCAAGCCAAAGCAAGTTGAACAGGGCTACAGTGATGTTTCTTGGCCAGATTCTCCACTCGCAGATAGAGAACTTTGTTCTTTTCCAAATTCTCACCACTGAATCTTTCGATATTAGTCTAATGAAGTCATAGAAAAGGTACAAATTCAACATTAACAACTAGCATGCTGGCATCTATTTATGAAAAATCACCTACTTTAATTTGCCAAAATGTACAAGGTATGATGTAGATGATGGGAGTGGATACCATATTTGTATCTGAAGGCAAATTCTCAGTGACTCCTCTACCAGCGAAAAAACCTCGTCCAATAGGGCTGTATGGAACTATTCCAATGCCGAGTTCCCTGCGTGAACATTTGAGGGAAAATGAGCCTTAAAAATTCCAGTACTACAGAAGTAGCCCATGATACTAAAAATAAAGCTAGGTGAAAAATGATATGCTCCCCTATGCATCTTTGAGGTAGAAAATAAAACGCAGGACGTAGCATTTGTCTCTATGTTCCAATATATCAGTGAAAATTTGCGGGCATGCTGTGAATGTTTGATGCTTCACACCCTTAAACTAATGGTATTGCAAAAACTACATAGATTGCGCATTAGCTCGCAGAAAGTTGGACAACTAAAGTAATTAGACCTGCAAAGTGGGACTATCTCTGGCTCAATATCACGAGTCCAAAGAGACCATTCCATTTGTAATGCAGTAATTGGATGCACAGCATGAGCACGTCTGATAGTGTTTGGACTAGCCTCTGATAGCCCAATATACTTCACTTTTCCTTCTTCCACCAACTTCTTGAGCTCCCCCATCTGCACAACCAAATAAATAGCATGAGCCACTATATCTCAAATTTCAGAACTATGTAGCAGACCCGATTTTTAGAGTCCACTTACAGTCTCCTCTATCGGAACAGTCTTATCAATTCGGTGCAGGTAGTAAAGATCAATGTAATCCACTCCGAGTCGCTCTAGGCTTTCTTCACAACAAGCCCGCGCATACTCAGGCTTACCATTGACCACCACACGTTTGTCATGAATACCTACAACCCCAAACTTTGTGGCTACTTGGATCTTTTCGCGCGGCAATTGCTTCAAGGCCTGAAGAAATATGTCAAAAAACATCAATTTTTTTTCATTCCGCACGATCTTTAAGAGAGAAATGTAGCGACGAGATACAAAACCTTCCCCAGCAAAATCTCATTCGTGTGGGGTCCATAGACATTGGAGGTGTCAAAGAAGGTGACGCCCCTGTTGAAAGCATGCTTGATGATGGCAATGCCAGCTTCTTCACTGACAGGAGAATTGTAGACGCCAGTGAGACCCATGCACCCAAACCCTAGTTTAGAAACCTAGCGTCGCCACAACAAATTggacttttaaaaaaaaagatcttTGGGGAAATcgcaaggaaaaaaaaagattCATGAAGGAAGAGAAGATGAACCTCGAATCCATGGGTGCCCAACTTCCCTCTGGGGATCTGGACTTGGACCTGCCCCGCCATTGCTTGAATAAAAAAATTTGTTGGTGGTAACGGGGATCACCTGCGCTGAGAAGGCACTGGCAGAGAAATCGATCGATTTTATAGGGGTTTGGGCAGAGTCCAGAATTGGGCCCATGGAGAATTCGGTCGCTCGATTGTGGTGTGGAACTGAGGTAAGCAAATACCTCATGCAAGGTTGACTATTTGTTTGGGCAAGGATCAATTGGTTTAATATCAAATTTAGTTATACACCCTTTAATTTGAAATTACCAAAAACGCTTCAATatgttttggaaaaaaaaaaaatcaaaagacgccctaaaatttacaaatcaaaattattttttccaaaaaaaaattaaaaggatttccTATTAATGACTTTATTATAAAAACATCTTTTATTCCAATAAAATTATAGCAACTATTTGGTAATTATTACAATATATTTGAGATGAATTTATGGATCAATTTGATTAAATATGAAATTGATGATTTATCATGTTATAGCAATTATTAATTGCATAACTACtccataatattaaaataatttttagtaaaagatgattatattCATCTCAAACGTCTCTCATGGTCCGtacctaaattatataaaaataaataaatcatgagGTCAACTTATAACCTACTATCAAGTGGCTAAGGGATGAGAGGAGTATTTCCCAAGAGCATACATCCGTCGAAAATTGATCttactctattataataaatttatcatcctctaaccaattaggtacccGAAGGGACATCTACTACACATTATAGCTACTACTAGGGTAGCAGCTACTACATATTGTAATAATTATTGATAGTTGTTACACATTGTAACAATTATTGATAATTACTATAAATTATATCTATAACCTATATATTAAAACTTTGAATACTCAATTCTAAACTCTAAATATTATTCTATCAAAATACTCTaccaaataaaattatttaagttttatcaaaatcattttaaattaatcaaaatcactttaaaataattatagtaGATGATATAACACTTCAACAATATTGCATTAAATGTTGCACATTGTTGCATCTACATAATAGGTTGTATACATTGTAGCAACAAGTCACTACAAtaacaatgaaaataaaaataatattgtaGTAACTATTGGTAGTTTATAGACATTGTTACAATTACTTAATAACTTCTCCACATGATAATAGATATTTTGGAATAAAATATGATGGAACATCCTTttgtttttttaagaaaaaaaaaagatgtcCATTTTACgttaatttctttttaatttgaaATCTTCTTTTGAttgttgttaatttttaaaatcaaaagttaaaaaatacttttattcTAGTATTATTATAGTATATATGATCATAGTTGTTATAATGTATTAGAGTAAATCAGTTCAATTTATTTTGCTTCTCTGTATCCATTGGTCGCTCTTCATTTGATACTAGTTATAAAATTTAGAGTTTATAAATTGTGATTGTATTTTATCTATGGTTGGTTTTGTAAATTATGGATGTATTTGATATGAATGTGATAGTGAATATGTTTTAGCAAATGTGTGTTACCTTACCTATGCATCCGTGAgtatctagttttttttttttaaaaaaaaaaatatattttctttagcttaaataTTATACcctgacccttaaaccctaaaaaaaaatttaaaaaaaattaacactataTGCTAATGGAGTGTTCACGGATAAGTATATAGGGTAATATTCTCCTACTTTAGTACGTTTTAAAATTTTGTAAGCTTACTGCAGATGTGGTGTAAATAAATCAAACCGCTCATGAGCTATTTGaatctcgattcgataaaaacttgtttcaactCATTTAATGAGgatcgttaagataaacaaactttacaatactcggctcgttagctcatgaacatgttcgttagtaagctcataaatcaatatttaaatgaaaaataatagttttgatattg
This genomic stretch from Zingiber officinale cultivar Zhangliang chromosome 7A, Zo_v1.1, whole genome shotgun sequence harbors:
- the LOC122001237 gene encoding perakine reductase-like, with amino-acid sequence MAGQVQVQIPRGKLGTHGFEVSKLGFGCMGLTGVYNSPVSEEAGIAIIKHAFNRGVTFFDTSNVYGPHTNEILLGKALKQLPREKIQVATKFGVVGIHDKRVVVNGKPEYARACCEESLERLGVDYIDLYYLHRIDKTVPIEETMGELKKLVEEGKVKYIGLSEASPNTIRRAHAVHPITALQMEWSLWTRDIEPEIVPLCRELGIGIVPYSPIGRGFFAGRGVTENLPSDTNMTNIERFSGENLEKNKVLYLRVENLAKKHHCSPVQLALAWVLHQGDDVVPIPGTTKVKNLDVNIESLKVKLTRADFEELSDAVQEEEVAGYRSYGSLEPVNWKYADTPPMHANATA